One genomic segment of Aliarcobacter cibarius includes these proteins:
- a CDS encoding glycosyltransferase family A protein, whose amino-acid sequence MKKIIASLTTYGSRINSVDLTLKTILNQTKKADKIILWLAEDEFNFDNIPKDLLALHTNNLIEIKFCKDLKSYKKLIPTLKLYSEEIIITFDDDILYKDDLIEKLYAEHLKFPNTVICGRGHKIRFNINNSLKKYSKWDRRTQDFSEDYDILPTGAGGVLYPPNCFYKDILDESLFSRLAPNADDIWFKAMTLMNNKKSKILFQNKKEFTRLETIEDTQNETLYSKNKYSNDKYLKNVFDSYNLYDKFKMPISKRIFTNIKIFLKRKISL is encoded by the coding sequence ATGAAAAAAATAATTGCATCTTTAACAACATATGGTAGCAGAATAAATAGTGTTGACCTAACTTTAAAAACAATTCTTAATCAGACAAAGAAAGCAGATAAAATAATTTTGTGGTTGGCTGAAGATGAGTTTAATTTCGATAATATACCTAAAGACTTATTAGCTTTACATACTAATAACTTAATAGAAATTAAGTTTTGTAAAGATTTGAAATCTTATAAAAAATTAATTCCAACTCTAAAATTATATTCTGAAGAGATAATTATTACATTTGATGATGATATTTTATATAAGGATGATTTAATAGAAAAATTATATGCTGAGCATTTAAAATTTCCAAATACAGTTATTTGTGGAAGAGGGCATAAAATACGTTTTAATATTAACAATAGTTTAAAGAAGTATAGTAAATGGGATAGAAGAACACAAGATTTCTCAGAAGATTATGATATTCTTCCTACAGGTGCAGGAGGTGTTTTATATCCACCTAATTGCTTTTATAAAGATATATTAGATGAAAGTTTATTTTCTAGATTAGCACCAAATGCAGATGATATATGGTTTAAAGCTATGACTTTAATGAACAATAAAAAGTCTAAAATACTTTTTCAAAATAAAAAAGAATTTACAAGATTAGAAACAATTGAAGATACTCAGAATGAAACTTTATATAGTAAAAATAAATATTCTAATGATAAATATTTAAAAAACGTTTTTGATAGCTATAACTTATATGATAAATTTAAAATGCCTATTTCAAAGAGAATATTTACTAATATAAAAATATTTTTAAAAAGAAAAATTAGTTTATAG
- a CDS encoding YrbL family protein: MIIELKEDFLLGEGGERLVYIHPHDDNKVIKILKPGLSKHNFQNELEFKYYDFLTKKNRDFSNITKCFGYIDTNLGKGLVFERVIDYDGKDSKYFKYYLKKHFFSEDQEKKLLNNLKNFLENNQILFIDCNTQNLFCKKVSEDKYTLIIYDGLGARRDSIKLSLYMKSKLYTKYKIKKQWKLFIKNCEKSKASTLKN; this comes from the coding sequence ATGATTATTGAGTTAAAAGAAGATTTTTTGTTGGGTGAAGGTGGAGAAAGACTAGTTTATATACATCCACATGATGATAATAAAGTTATAAAAATTTTGAAACCAGGATTAAGTAAGCATAACTTCCAAAATGAATTAGAATTTAAGTATTATGATTTCTTAACTAAAAAAAATAGAGATTTTTCCAATATAACAAAATGTTTTGGATATATAGATACAAATTTAGGAAAGGGTTTAGTATTTGAAAGAGTAATTGATTATGATGGAAAAGATTCAAAATATTTTAAATATTATTTAAAAAAACATTTTTTTTCAGAAGATCAAGAAAAAAAATTATTAAACAATTTAAAGAATTTTTTAGAAAATAATCAAATATTATTTATTGACTGTAATACCCAAAATTTATTTTGCAAAAAAGTTAGTGAAGATAAATATACATTAATAATTTATGATGGATTAGGAGCTAGAAGAGATAGTATAAAACTATCTCTTTATATGAAAAGTAAATTATATACCAAGTATAAGATAAAAAAACAGTGGAAGCTTTTTATCAAAAACTGTGAAAAATCAAAAGCTTCAACTTTAAAAAACTAG
- a CDS encoding glycosyltransferase family 4 protein — protein sequence MKSLKIVYICRSIIPSRTANSVNVMKMCAAFASLGHQVILFAPITKKLEEKNVENIFEFYGVEKNFEIKKLFSPNIKFLKKRIYSFRCLSQVKKINPDLVYGRDDILSFYLAQKFGYKTLFERHDSFNKNSVDEKLFKKFIDNNTNEYKLVTNTQKLKEYYCKEYNLKCDHVHVASSATDVPNDFDTIPDDCEKFKNTFNVGYIGKLAKMRGLEIIIKLAKSLPNMYFHIVGGDERDIKYWKNEARDLNNIIFHGFINPRNTYKYRNLCDVLLAPYINADELFDYMSPIKAFEYMASKTPMICSDSKIIRETINENCAILVDNNDINSWINALEKLHNDLEFTKRLIENAYQYCLENFTYEARSRKVLDFIERNN from the coding sequence ATGAAGTCATTAAAAATAGTATATATTTGCCGTTCAATAATACCTTCACGAACTGCGAATAGTGTAAATGTAATGAAAATGTGTGCAGCTTTTGCTTCTTTAGGTCATCAAGTAATTCTTTTTGCTCCTATTACAAAAAAGCTTGAGGAAAAGAATGTAGAGAATATTTTTGAATTTTATGGAGTTGAAAAGAATTTTGAAATAAAAAAGTTATTTTCTCCAAATATAAAATTTTTAAAAAAAAGAATATATTCTTTTAGATGTTTAAGTCAGGTTAAAAAAATAAATCCAGATTTAGTTTATGGTAGAGATGATATTTTGTCTTTTTATTTGGCGCAAAAATTTGGATATAAAACTCTATTTGAAAGACATGATAGTTTCAATAAAAATAGTGTAGATGAAAAGTTATTTAAAAAATTTATTGATAATAATACTAATGAATATAAGTTGGTAACTAACACACAAAAATTAAAAGAGTATTATTGTAAAGAGTACAATTTAAAATGTGATCATGTTCATGTAGCATCAAGTGCTACAGATGTGCCAAATGACTTTGATACAATACCTGATGATTGTGAGAAATTTAAAAATACTTTTAATGTAGGATATATAGGTAAGCTAGCTAAAATGAGAGGACTCGAGATAATTATAAAGTTAGCTAAAAGTCTTCCAAATATGTATTTTCATATAGTGGGTGGTGATGAAAGAGATATAAAATATTGGAAAAATGAAGCTAGAGATCTTAATAATATAATTTTTCATGGATTTATAAATCCAAGAAATACATACAAATATAGAAATTTATGTGATGTTCTATTGGCTCCCTATATAAATGCTGATGAACTCTTTGATTATATGTCTCCTATAAAAGCTTTTGAATATATGGCTTCTAAAACTCCAATGATTTGTTCAGATTCAAAAATTATAAGAGAAACTATAAATGAAAATTGTGCTATTTTGGTAGATAATAATGATATAAATTCTTGGATAAACGCTTTAGAAAAACTACATAATGATTTAGAATTTACGAAAAGATTAATTGAAAATGCTTATCAATATTGCTTGGAAAATTTCACTTATGAAGCTAGATCTAGAAAAGTATTAGATTTTATAGAGAGAAATAATTAG